TCATCATGGTGTTTTAATTCCTGCTGCAATgtgtgagttttttttttttacggggaATGGCAGGCACACTGCCTTTTGGTACATAGATTTGCCTTGTTGATTGGTTTGGGTGCCAATCAAATTGATTTACCTATTGACATCACACTCCACGATTGGATTTCTACACCGATCATCACTCGAATTGAATTACTAGTTCGTGTTGTATCCAAAGACATGAAAAAACCCAATTGGCCACGGGAAGCTGTATCAGATTGCATTACGACTTGAGCAGCTTATGAAAATTTAGCTATTcctagatttttattttgcctcTCGCGCTTCCTGcttccaaagtccaaaccctGGCCTAAAAGTAAGAAAAGAGAAATCCAAACGCTGCCGCCGTTGAGCTCGCGTCCTCTTCCCCACTCCATCTCTCCCCCTCGCTTCCGTGCTCCCGTCGACGGCCGGGGCCAGCGGAGAGATCGCCGGCAAGGGAGCGCTAGTCTTCCCTGCTCCAGGAGCGCTAATCTTCCCTGCTCGTCCGACTTCTccgatgccgccgccacccggaGCCCATGTCGGCTAGGTCTTGCGGTGGATTCATCTACCTCGAGGCAACCAGGTTGTTCAGGTACCGTTTCTTCCCTGAACCTTCCTACCGTCGTCGGAGGCACACTGCTATGCGATTATGCCATGCCAaactctgaagtctgaaccaGAATaagtttcttctttttactCCTTCGTCAGATTACATGCATATGATTCGCCGCTCGTAATTACCCCATTGTAGTACTGTCGCGGGCGCCTCAAACATTATTTTATAGCCATAAGTTCGGAACAAGAAAACTGAAAGATGTGAAACTGCAGCAATAAACCTGTCGGTTAATTAAAGCATCTGTAAATGTTTGCTTGTATTGTTGAACTTCAGTTGCTAATTCTACCCAAAACAAATGCCTTTCTGAGTCATGCCGATCATGCCAGTTCTTAACTTTCAGTTCTATGACTCTTATCAGTATATCTTGTGGAACAGGAGATTTGGGCATTGAGGAGAGGTTCTGTTGATAAATAGGTTCGGATCTCGGTTGCACTTTTAGTACCAGCAGCACACACCAAGGAAGCTAGTGCTGGTACCTTTTGAGATTTGTTGGTGATGGATGGTAGTTACTCCAGAAAGAGAACAGCTGAAGCTCAGCAAGAAGGAGAGCACAGCGCCAAGAGGCTTAATGTTACCGTGGGGATGGAGACCCTTGATTGCCCCATCTGCTATAATCCCCTCGAGCCTCCAATATTTCAGGTAAATGCACTATGCGTATGTACATATCGACTTGTCTTTCAACTCAAGCTTTTATCTCATTTCCGACAAAACTCAAGATACAAGAAAAGCCTTGATGAATCTATCATTGGACATAGTGGTGTAGTACTAAGCTATCCTGTTGTTGTGTATCATTTCTATTTTTATTAATCATATCTACTTTACAGTGCTCCGTGGGGCATTTCATATGCTCGTCTTGCCGTGGCAAGCAACTGGACAAGAAGTGCCCCTCATGCTGTATCAAAACTTCCTTCAAGCGCTACTTTGGGATGGAACATGTCGTTCAGTCAGCCACAGTTCCTTGCTCCAATGCTAAGTATGGATGCGCCGTGAAGGTCGCCTACTACCATAAAGAGGAACATGAGAAGGCATGTCCGAATACCCCATGCTTCTGCCCAGAGTCTGGCTGCGGCTTCGCTGGGACAACAATGGCGCTCCTGGACCATTTGACCAACCAACATAAGTGTCCGTCTACAACCCTCCCAGATTCTGCATTTTCTGCAGATTCTGGCACGGTGAACCTCTGCTTACAACCAGGCTTACATCTCCTGCGATGCGGCAGGAGTGTGACCAGCTATTTTTTCCTGTTCAGCATGGCATCAGAGCCTTTTGGACATGCCATCTCAGTCGTCTGCGTCCAACCTAATGTCACAAAACCAAAGTCATGCAACATGAAGTATGAGTGCTCTACGATCGGCTATTGTGAAATCTCAAGTTGCCAGATAAGGAGCTCTTCACTCTCTGATGGGCTACCGACAGGCTATGACTTAATTCTGCCCAAGGGAAAAGTTTCTGATGACCGGAACGGTATCAGGCTCAGAACCACCATAATTCAACCTCTTAGTTTTAGTCTCGTCACATCCTGTCTCCAAGGAAAGGGTCTGACCCCCACTCTTCAAGAACAGCCCTTCGCTGCCAGGGGGATTCCTGATGATTCTGATTCTGATCCTGATGATGAATGACCCTTAATTATAGCTGCCAGACGGATTCCTGCTGATTCTATGAACGGCCCTTAGCTGCCAGACGGAATCTTTTAATCCTGATTCTGAAGATGGATTCGATGATGAACCGCCTTTAGCTGCCAGATTTACCAAAATTCATTATCCACGGtgatggtttttttttttgacgaaacgtAGCAGCGCTACTTTCATTTCTTAAGAAGAGGAAAAGCAAACGAAGTATAAAGTACAGGCCAAAACTGAAAGAAGGACAACGGAGAAGCTAGAGAATACAGAGACTATAAACACTAAAACAGCTAAACTGTAACTAGCATCAAACAGCTTCAGGTGGTCTAGTTGCATGATACCACTGCCTCTCAATCATGTGAAAAAAATAGCTCCTTTGCAGCCCGCAAACTTCCACGCCTGGAGCTCTTCAGCGGCGATAGAGCACAGTTGAGTGGCAGACCTTTGCTTATTTTGAAAACCCCTGAGATTCCGCTCTAGCCAAGTATGCCACCAACCCAACATGATAATCACCCCTAGTCTGATTTTACCGGCAGTAGATATGCAAACAAGATCCTCATTAATCCACCAATCAATTATACCGTCTTTGAAAGAGCTAGGCCGGGCATTGATTGTCAAATTGTAGCGATGAAAGAGGGCGATCCAGAATTgcaaggagaaggagcagtGGCCAAAGATGTGCGCGGCTGTTTCAGGCGGAGTTCTGCAAAGCTGGCAAATTGGGTTGTGCGGAATACCTTTCATTAGCAGCCTGTCAGCCCTGAGACATCTTTTCTGCACAACGATCCAAGCAAAGATATGAATTTTATTGGGAATCCCAATCCTCCAAATGAGTCTGGCAGCGGGAGAGGACACTCTTCCGTGGAACTGAATTTGGTAAGCGAAAGCTGCAGAATAAGAGCCGGAGCTCTCAAATTTCCACCTTAACTGATCAGGAGAGTCATTAAGCTGAACATTCCGCAAGATGTTCCACACCTGAATGAACTGAAGAAGGACCTCATGAGTAGGTTGCCGCTTGATGGAGCAAATCCAATTTGAGTCAACGACAGCCTGTTGCACAGATCTATTTCTAGAAGTGGAATGCTTATGAAGGGCTGGGAAACGGTCAGCCAACGACTGTCCCTCAAGCCACGGATCATACCAAAAGGAGCAACGAGCACCATCTCCAAGATTAACATGTGTGGCCGCTTTGAACAGAGCCAAAGTAAGTTTATCTTTGCATAGGTGCTTGTAAAGCTCGGTATCAATCCCTCCCCATGATGTGAACAGCCATCTTATTCTCAAAGATCTCCCCTGCCTTCCTAAATCTGAAATGCAAAGCTCTCCCCCACGGTGATGGTTTGTGGACATGttgttagattttttttagccgTTTTGGTTCCAGGATATGCATGTCTCAAGTCTTTATGGTCTCAAACTTTCTGGTACCATGGCTGTTTCAGTGATCTTAGTTCCTTTTCTTATGTTTTAGTGGTCGAACTCCTGCCCCGGTATGTGTAGCTGTTCCTGATCTAACAGGAAAATGCTGGGTTAATTATACTGTATGGTATTTTGCTAGTATATGTTTATCTAAGTCAGCTGACCTTTAACCACCCTGCAGCAATTTTGTTTACACTCTGACACTCTGCATCTACCAGATCAGAACAGCTTCAGTAACAGGAACTCCTTGTCCAGCCAAAAAAAGTGCACACAGGAGAGATCCAAGGTTTCAATATCAGCAGGCGGGTGTTAAATATATCAGCAGTTGATGAAAAGATACCCTTATCCATGCATGCgaagaaaagaggaaaatgTCCAAATGGATGAACAACAAATgttttgaaaatatatatggttGTT
The Brachypodium distachyon strain Bd21 chromosome 2, Brachypodium_distachyon_v3.0, whole genome shotgun sequence genome window above contains:
- the LOC100823971 gene encoding putative E3 ubiquitin-protein ligase SINA-like 6 — translated: MDGSYSRKRTAEAQQEGEHSAKRLNVTVGMETLDCPICYNPLEPPIFQCSVGHFICSSCRGKQLDKKCPSCCIKTSFKRYFGMEHVVQSATVPCSNAKYGCAVKVAYYHKEEHEKACPNTPCFCPESGCGFAGTTMALLDHLTNQHKCPSTTLPDSAFSADSGTVNLCLQPGLHLLRCGRSVTSYFFLFSMASEPFGHAISVVCVQPNVTKPKSCNMKYECSTIGYCEISSCQIRSSSLSDGLPTGYDLILPKGKVSDDRNGIRLRTTIIQPLSFSLVTSCLQGKGLTPTLQEQPFAARGIPDDSDSDPDDE